A genomic stretch from Ascaphus truei isolate aAscTru1 unplaced genomic scaffold, aAscTru1.hap1 HAP1_SCAFFOLD_279, whole genome shotgun sequence includes:
- the LOC142481544 gene encoding uncharacterized protein F54H12.2-like: MAFIHTNSIECAKSELDIFEIQPTQTSIEKSLYVEIQPLAALSETAPLEFYIAGSGKHYFDLNNTLIYITCKIVKQDNTPIADGARVSLINYPIATLFNQLDVTLGDRLISQSNNLYAYRAYIETILNYSADALSTQLTTGLFYKDTAGQHQTRTVEGDNQGFTKRSQMTERGKAVELLGHLHSDIFFQEKLILNGLDLKIKLTRNKDTFCLMSAEAEPFKIQILNASLFVKRVQIAPAVRIGHAQGLLNGNAKYTIDRVGMKIYSIAVGSRVCNLENLFLGQLPKLVIIGFVDNDAFSGAYDKKPLCFKHNHVNFAALYLDGEQIPTKPFQPDFENANSIREYMALVQIAGKQNADAGFLINREEYVEGYTLFAFDLSPDQERGGHFSLIRNGNLRAEIRFSRALDRTVNIIVYCVFDNVIEINQRREVLYDFL; the protein is encoded by the coding sequence ATGGCGTTTATTCACACCAACTCCATAGAATGCGCTAAATCTGAACTGGATATCTTTGAAATACAGCCTACACAGACGAGCATAGAAAAAAGTCTGTATGTGGAAATACAGCCGTTGGCCGCCCTTTCAGAAACGGCTCCGTTGGAATTTTATATCGCTGGCAGCGGGAAACATTATTTCGACCTCAATAATACTTTGATTTACATTACGTGTAAGATCGTCAAACAGGACAATACACCGATTGCTGATGGAGCACGCGTGAGTTTAATCAATTATCCGATAGCAACGCTTTTCAATCAATTAGATGTGACTttgggggacagactcatatcgCAATCCAATAATCTGTACGCATATCGGGCGTATATTGAAACAATTCTGAACTATAGCGCTGATGCATTATCCACGCAGTTAACCACCGGCTTATTTTACAAGGATACAGCGGGGCAACACCAAACCCGCACAGTGGAGGGTGATAACCAGGGTTTTACAAAGCGTTCCCAAATGACAGAGCGTGGTAAAGCCGTTGAATTACTAGGACATCTACATAGCGATATATTTTTTCAAGAGAAGCTTATACTGAACGGTCTGGACTTAAAAATTAAACTCACTAGAAATAAAGATACATTttgtttaatgtctgctgaggCTGAGCCGTTTAAGATTCAAATTCTAAACGCATCGCTGTTTGTCAAAAGGGTGCAAATTGCGCCGGCAGTGCGCATAGGTCATGCGCAGGGGCTTTTAAACGGCAACGCAAAATACACTATCGACCGTGTGGGGATGAAAATTTATAGCATCGCGGTCGGAAGCCGCGTATGCAATCTAGAAAACCTGTTTTTGGGTCAGTTACCCAAACTGGTCATTATAGGATTCGTTGATAATGACGCTTTTTCTGGTGCTTACGATAAAAAACCCCTTTGTTTCAAACACAACCATGTGAATTTTGCAGCACTGTATTTAGACGGCGAACAAATACCAACAAAACCGTTTCAACCAGACTTTGAGAATGCTAATTCTATTAGAGAATACATGGCACTGGTACAAATTGCCGGTAAACAAAATGCAGACGCTGGATTTCTCATTAATCGTGAAGAGTATGTTGAGGGGTACACGCTGTTTGCGTTTGATTTGTCACCCGATCAGGAACGCGGTGGACACTTCTCACTAATTCGCAATGGAAACCTGAGGGCTGAAATACGCTTTTCAAGGGCTCTGGATAGAACCGTTAATATTATTGTGTACTGCGTTTTTGATAACGTTATTGAGATAAACCAGAGAAGAGAAGTGTTATATGACTTtctctga